ACAACATAGAACCAGTCGACATGGGTCTCGCGATCCGGCTTGCGGGCTGCTTCGCGGAGCAGAGAGGCATTTCTTACGTGACTCCGAAACCAGACTGAGAAGAGATCTCCGACAATTGGAATGGCCCCGACCGTCCCATTAATCAACAGATTGAGACTCATACGAGTCAGCACAATGCGTGGCACCTGAAGCCGTGTCGCGATACCAAGGATCACCGTCCCGATCAGATTGGCAATGACATCACCGATCCCAGGAATCAGTCCGAGCAGCGGATCCAATCCAATCGACCACGACGTCCCAGGAATTCTGATCGACGCATCCAGCACCTTGGCCAGAATATCCGCGATTGACAGCAGATGTTCGCGCGCCTCATCACGTGGCAAGACTGTGATCCGTGGCTCCAACTCTGTATTTCGCACTGAACTGAGTTCCATTCGAAGAACCATTCGACAGCGGCGCGCTCACTTTATCGGAAGGGACGAGGTATGGGCAATGTATCCCACTTCTCCATATTCATGAAGCACTGTCTCTCAAGCAACCGATTGACCGGAGCATATTGACCGGAACATACTGCCCGCTACATTGACTTGGTGCCGTGCCCGCTGAACTCGGGTAGAGCCCCTAGGCAATGGATCAAGAGTTCCACCTCTTTGCTCCCCACGCATATCTCCGCTATAATCCGGCGTTGAGTTGGAAGGCCCATGGCTACAGCAACCACTGAATACAAAGAACGCCTGCGCCAATTGGCTGAACTCATGCTCGCCGTGTCGGGCGAATCGGTCACCATGATGAAACGCAATGCCCCTGAACAGGCGCTGAAGCTCAAGCGTCAGGATGAGTGGGGTATCTACCTGGAGTTCCTCAAGATCATGTTCAACCTCACGGACCGCTTGGTCGCGTTGCATGTTCCGCTGAAAGATCAGCTGGAATTCATGAACGGGCTCGAAGACGCCGTGACGCAACAGTTGAAACAGGCGCTGGAACCGGCCTTCGGCAACAATGCGGATCAGATGGAAATTGTGATGACGATCGGCACCACCGTGGCCGAGAGTCGCCAGACCTACGAGCACTACAAATTCCTGATCACCGAAGACTCCAAGACCAAAAATGAGATGTTCCGCACCTTCGGTGAGAACGTGGCTGAGGCACTCGGCGCACCACGCAACGCACAGCTGAGCGCGGCAGCATCACTCTGCGCCAGCGCAGTGGTCCCGGCGCTCAGCGCCGTGCTACAAGGACAGGCGCCGCCTGTTCGGGAAGCGGCGCCGCCGAGCTCTCCAGTGAATGCCCGCTCGACCGAACAGAGACCATCAACTGGTCAAGAGATCAAGCTCGTCAGCCTCATGTCGAGCGTATCTGGCGAGGAAGTCGAAACCCGCTGGGGGCTTCACCCTCGGTTCCGCGAGGATCTCACCGCTTCCGAGCTGCAGCAACTCACCAAACTCTTAAACCGTGTCGCAAAAATCCTTGGCGAACGGTATGCCTCCGTGGCATTCTCTAAAGAGTGGGCCACGTGGCATAAGGCAGGGCACGCCTAATTCCCACCGGTAGCTGCCCGTCATTGCTCATACACATTGCTCGCCTTTGACCAAAGGAGTGTTTGTGGATTCTACAAACTCGACGAAGAGTGCGCTCCCCCAGAACTTGCATCGTCTCCCCGAGCTGGCACGAAATCTCTGGTGGAGCTGGACGCTGGAAGCTCGCCAATTGTTTGAAACCATTGATCCAACTCTGTGGTTCCTGACAAACCATAATCCCGTTAAACTTCTCGCCGATATCCAGCCGGACCGGCTGACCCGCCTGGCTGAGGATCCCTCATTTCTTCGCCAATATTCAGCCGTTTTTCGCCTGTTCGATGAATACCTAGCCAATAAGAAAAGTTGGACCGGTACTCACCATGCCGACTTGGCAAAGAAGACCATCGCGTACTTTTCGGCCGAGTTTGGGCTGCACGCCTCCGTGCCGATTTATAGCGGCGGGTTAGGAATATTAGCCGGAGACCATTGTAAAGAAGCGAGTGATCTTGGGCTACCGTTCGTCGGCGTTGGATTCATGTACCCCCAAGGCTATTTCCGTCAGCGCATTACACCCGAGGGCTGGCAAGAAGCCGCCTACGCACCCTTTAACCGTGATGAGTCACCAATCCATTTGGCCCAGACTCCGTCCGGAGAACCCTGCCGGTTTACCGTCGACATGGGCAATCGGCGCGTGACCGCGGCAGTCTGGAAACTGCTGGTGGGCAGGATCACGCTGTTTCTCATCGATACAGACGTACCCGAGAACAGCCCTGAAGACCGCGCGCTCTCAGCCCGACTCTATGGCGGAGATCAAGAAATGCGGATCTGCCAGGAAGTTCTGTTGGGAATCGGGGGCGTGCGCATGTTGCGTTCGCTCGGGATCTCTCCGACCGTGTGGCATGCCAATGAGGGGCACTCGGCCTTCCTGACCTTGGAGCGGATGCGCGAGTTGGTGCAAAAGGGCTCATCCCACGCGGAAGCAAGTGAGATCGTTCGGCAAAGCACGGTGTTTACTACACACACCCCTGTCCCAGCTGGACACGACGTCTTCCCCCATCATTTGATGGACCGCTACTTTTCCGGGTACTGGGAGCAACTGGGTCTTTCGCGCGACGAATTTCTGCGCCTGGGTGAAGCTCCCGAATCGCACGGTGGATTCAACATGACGGCATTGGTCATGCGCCTCTCCGCCCATGTCAACGGCGTCAGTCGGGAGCATGGCCGCGTCACGCGCGAGATGTGGCAACACTTCTGGCCTGGATTGCCGATCGATCAAATCCCGATCCGAAGCGTCACAAACGGCATTCATGCACCGACCTGGATTTCACCGGAACTCCACCACCTCTACAGCAAATCACTCAGCCCGACCTGGACACAAACCTGCGACGACCCCGCCATGTGGCAACGGGTGATGGATGTTCCTGACCATGAACTGTGGGCGGTTCGCCAAGCGATGAAACGGAAGTTGATGGGATTTATCCGCGAGCGGGCCAGAGCCGGCTGGATGCATGGGCATCTCCAACCTTCGCAAGTGCTCACACGTGGAACCCTCATGGACCCTGAGGCGTTGACAATCGGATTCGCCCGCCGGTTCGCAACTTACAAACGCGCGACGCTGCTTTTCCGAGATCTCGAGCGGCTCAAAGCGCTGCTCCAAGACCGATGGCGTCCAGTCCAACTGATTTTCGCGGGCAAAGCCCACCCCGCCGATGAGCCAGGCCGGTACTTCATCCATGAAGTGCTGTCGTTCTGCCACGATCATAAGCTCGGCGGTCGCGTGGCATTCCTTGAAGATTACGAAATGCATATGGCAAAGTACCTCGTCCAAGGCGTCGACATTTGGCTGAATACTCCTCGCTTTCCTTTGGAAGCCAGCGGTACCAGCGGCATGAAAGCCGCCCTGAACGGGGTGCTGAACCTGAGCGTCTTAGATGGGTGGTGGGTTGAAGGGTACAACGGAGCTAATGGATGGGGCATCCAACCGCTGAGTCAGCAAGCGGATGTGCAGGCTCAAGATCATCACGATGCGGAACAGCTCTATCGCCTCTTGGAACAGGAAGTCGTCCCGCTGTTCTATCAACGCGATCGAGACGGTATTCCGCGCGGCTGGCTCCAAATGGTGAAAGAATGTATTCGCACCACCGCGCCTCAGTTCTGCACCACACGCATGTTGAAGGATTACGTCAGCCTCATGTACCGCGCCGCTACGGTGCGTATGCCCGCGACATGGTAATTCGGTTTGAGCAACCGGACCGCGGTCTGCTGCACACGCTTCCCCTTCATCTGACCACCGTCGCGCTTGCGATGGTTGGACTAGTTGTGTTTCTTGTTGGACCGGCTGTCGTTGCCGCAGCGACAGGGACACCTTCTCCAACCGAATCGAAAGCTGCCGCGCTCTTCAAGGCAGGTGATTACCCGGAAGTCACAGCGCTCTACCGAAGCCTTCCGCAAGACGTGATACCTTCCAGAGAATTCCTCCGCCTTGCCCTGCAGAGCTACCTCCGCCTTGGACGAACAGACGAGGCCCTCTCCATCTATTCCAAACTGTCCCAGTCTGGGCAATCTCACGATGCGGTGCTTCTTCGCCCATTGGCACTTGGAGTGATTACGAGCCACGTGCGAGATCGAAAGGAGCATATCCGCATAGCCGCTTACTCGGCCCTCGCAGACTTAGGGCTACCGGAAACTGCAGCCGTTCTAGAGGACGGATTGCTGGATCCCTCCGTCGTCGTACGAGCACGAGCCGTCGAAGCGATTGGGAAAGCCGGCCTTGCCCCGAGGTCCGGCGCCTTACGCCGCGCGTTGCGGGATGAGATGCCGACCGTCCGCATCGCCGCGATGACCGCGCTTGGAGGAGCACAAGCCGCCGACGTTCGACAACAATTGATTGACGTGGCTCGTACTGAAGATGGTCCCGAGTCCATTTTTGCTTCCGCAGCCTTGGTCATGTTGGGCCATTCAGAACGACTGGCTGAGATTACCAGTGCCGCAACGTTACCGGACGCGGAATCCAGGATGGCGGCATTGGGTGTCTTGGGGCGACTCAAACGCCCAGCAAGTCTCGCCGTCCTGGCACAAGCCGTCTACGATCCCGATCCATCAGTCCGCGCCTTTGCTGCCGGTGCGCTAGGAGAATTTGGTTCTCCCGATGGTGCGGCTCCGCTGACACATGCCATTGGAGACGAAATCGCAATGATTCGCGGCGTCGCAGCGGCAAGCCTTGGGAAACTCGGCATCAAGGATAACCGACCGCTGCTCTTGGCACTGACTCGCGATCCCGATGCCCATGTGCGTGCAAGTGCTGCAGAAGGATTGCTTCGCCTTGACGATGCCTCAGCCATCGCCCTGGCAGCTGAGCTAGCTCGACATCCCGATCCATCCATTCGAGGTGCAGCAGCCCAAGCTGTGAGTGCCTCACGGGATGAGCAGGCGCTCACAATATTGCAATCGCTGTTGTTAGACCAACAGCCACTCCCGCGGTTGATGGCTGCCAAGGCATTGCGAAAAAGCAACGACGGAGCCGTCCCTATTTTGGTACAAGGGTTACGCGATACGGATGAGGCAGTACGCATCGCGGCGGCGAACAGCCTTCTTCAGCAGTTAGGCAAGCACCCTGCACCAACCCGACGCCGCTAACGCAGGACCACTATGGCCAAATTTCTCACAAGCTTGTTGCTTCTCGTCGGCGCATTTGGAGCAGGGTATTATGTCGGGCAACGACCCGTCGGCACATTGCAGCAATCCGTCTCCGACCTCCAGCAATCGCTGAAAGAGGTGTCGAGAAATGTTGTGGATACGACGCTCAGCATCGAACATGATCTTCGTCGTCGTCAGGGACTCGTCGAAGCCAAGTCCCGCTTCTTACAGGCAAAGGTATACGTGATCGACCGGAATCATAGCGAAGCCGTGAAGGAGCTGGCAGGAGTGATCGAGGCACTAGAGGCCATGACTAAGGGAGCCAAGGCCGACGACACCACGGCGGCGTTGCGCCACCTCGTTGATTCGCTACGGGACGTGCAATTAGAACTGACGACGGGGAAACCGATCTCGTTCAAGAGAATGGATGAACTGCAGCAACGGATGGATCAACAGCTAAATAAATAGCTCACGCGTTGGTAGACTCTGAGGTCGGCTGCTTCTTCCACTTCGCCAAAATCCGCTCGACCCGCATTTTCACGACCATATCAGAGTCTTTGAGCAACGGCTTGATCGCCTCACGCCCGCGATCATCGCCAATTGACTCCAATGCCGCAGCCGCCGTCAAGCGTGTAAACCAGTCCTTATCTCCAAGCATCTGGATGAGAGGATCAATGGCCTCGGCACTTTTAATCCGTCCCAATGCGAGCACGGCGCATTTCCGAACGTTTTCATCCTTATCACGAAGGGCAGGAATGAGCTTCTCGACGGATGGTGCACCCAACGCAACTAAGGCATCGATCGCATCGTCTTTAAACTCATCGTTCCGAAGCTGAAGCATCAGGGGATCCAGCACGCGCTCGTCACGTATCTTCCCGAGTGCCGCTATGGCATACTTGCGCACCTCCCAGTCACGGAGGAGCTTGAGCAACGTCTCAACCGCAGGCGATCCCACCTGACCCATCGCCTCAATAGCGACTTCACGGACCTGCCAATCACCATCCCGCAAGGCACGCGCCAATGGTTCAACACACCGCTCGTCCCCCATTTCTCCGAGGGTGATCACGGCCTCGCGGCGAACCACCCAGTCAGAGTCTGCCAATAGATCGATCTGGATATCGATCTCGTCCTTGACCTGCTCTTCTTCCAGTACAGCCGAGTCTAAGCCAGCCGTTTGCGGCTCAACAGCGAAAGATTCCGTTTGTACCTGCTCAGCAGTAGTCCCACCAACCGGTTCATCACCAATTGGCTGGCTAAGGGGATTAATGTCTACTGGGGAGCCTTTTGTCTTAGAATCCATGGAATCAATTAGTCTCTTGACACAATACCTTGCACGAGAGCGATTATGCTGATGCGGGAACAGCGGCGCCTTTGCTTCCGGCTGCCCGTTTTTTTCGCTGCACCAGGGCCCGCCTCTTGCGCTGCTCCCGCTTTAACCGTTTCTTCAAAGAGCGGAGAGCGGCATCCCCTTCAGGATTACCGTGATTGGTCGCCTTTGTGACAATCTTCTTCTTTAATTTCGCTTCATCGGATTCTTGCGCGCGCTTCTTGGCCATCGACTCATGCCTCCCCTTCATGTCGATTCATATAGATGGTCTTCGGCTTATAGAAAGAGTGCAGTCTAGTGGAGAGCTTTACGCACTGTCAACCTGAATGGGGCCTGTAGGTATGCTCTCAAAATGGACATGTCTTTGTGAGGGGACATCAGCCGATGGATTTACAAGTTCTGCTTCTTGATGAGCGCCTACCGACATCACGAGGAAATAAACTCACGGCGCTCAGCTAAGGACCAATGAGGCAACCGGAGTTTGGATCGGATCTACTACAGACAAGATGGCAAGTGCCCACCGGTTCCTCCT
This portion of the Nitrospira sp. genome encodes:
- a CDS encoding HEAT repeat domain-containing protein yields the protein MDSKTKGSPVDINPLSQPIGDEPVGGTTAEQVQTESFAVEPQTAGLDSAVLEEEQVKDEIDIQIDLLADSDWVVRREAVITLGEMGDERCVEPLARALRDGDWQVREVAIEAMGQVGSPAVETLLKLLRDWEVRKYAIAALGKIRDERVLDPLMLQLRNDEFKDDAIDALVALGAPSVEKLIPALRDKDENVRKCAVLALGRIKSAEAIDPLIQMLGDKDWFTRLTAAAALESIGDDRGREAIKPLLKDSDMVVKMRVERILAKWKKQPTSESTNA
- a CDS encoding HEAT repeat domain-containing protein: MVIRFEQPDRGLLHTLPLHLTTVALAMVGLVVFLVGPAVVAAATGTPSPTESKAAALFKAGDYPEVTALYRSLPQDVIPSREFLRLALQSYLRLGRTDEALSIYSKLSQSGQSHDAVLLRPLALGVITSHVRDRKEHIRIAAYSALADLGLPETAAVLEDGLLDPSVVVRARAVEAIGKAGLAPRSGALRRALRDEMPTVRIAAMTALGGAQAADVRQQLIDVARTEDGPESIFASAALVMLGHSERLAEITSAATLPDAESRMAALGVLGRLKRPASLAVLAQAVYDPDPSVRAFAAGALGEFGSPDGAAPLTHAIGDEIAMIRGVAAASLGKLGIKDNRPLLLALTRDPDAHVRASAAEGLLRLDDASAIALAAELARHPDPSIRGAAAQAVSASRDEQALTILQSLLLDQQPLPRLMAAKALRKSNDGAVPILVQGLRDTDEAVRIAAANSLLQQLGKHPAPTRRR
- the glgP gene encoding alpha-glucan family phosphorylase, with protein sequence MFVDSTNSTKSALPQNLHRLPELARNLWWSWTLEARQLFETIDPTLWFLTNHNPVKLLADIQPDRLTRLAEDPSFLRQYSAVFRLFDEYLANKKSWTGTHHADLAKKTIAYFSAEFGLHASVPIYSGGLGILAGDHCKEASDLGLPFVGVGFMYPQGYFRQRITPEGWQEAAYAPFNRDESPIHLAQTPSGEPCRFTVDMGNRRVTAAVWKLLVGRITLFLIDTDVPENSPEDRALSARLYGGDQEMRICQEVLLGIGGVRMLRSLGISPTVWHANEGHSAFLTLERMRELVQKGSSHAEASEIVRQSTVFTTHTPVPAGHDVFPHHLMDRYFSGYWEQLGLSRDEFLRLGEAPESHGGFNMTALVMRLSAHVNGVSREHGRVTREMWQHFWPGLPIDQIPIRSVTNGIHAPTWISPELHHLYSKSLSPTWTQTCDDPAMWQRVMDVPDHELWAVRQAMKRKLMGFIRERARAGWMHGHLQPSQVLTRGTLMDPEALTIGFARRFATYKRATLLFRDLERLKALLQDRWRPVQLIFAGKAHPADEPGRYFIHEVLSFCHDHKLGGRVAFLEDYEMHMAKYLVQGVDIWLNTPRFPLEASGTSGMKAALNGVLNLSVLDGWWVEGYNGANGWGIQPLSQQADVQAQDHHDAEQLYRLLEQEVVPLFYQRDRDGIPRGWLQMVKECIRTTAPQFCTTRMLKDYVSLMYRAATVRMPATW
- a CDS encoding DUF4112 domain-containing protein produces the protein MELSSVRNTELEPRITVLPRDEAREHLLSIADILAKVLDASIRIPGTSWSIGLDPLLGLIPGIGDVIANLIGTVILGIATRLQVPRIVLTRMSLNLLINGTVGAIPIVGDLFSVWFRSHVRNASLLREAARKPDRETHVDWFYVVGIIGGTVAILLLMIAFIIWLVYKLWTAVSGG